The Brassica rapa cultivar Chiifu-401-42 chromosome A10, CAAS_Brap_v3.01, whole genome shotgun sequence genome segment tgATTTAAGTTTGGAGAAGTTACGTTGGAAAGATTTTAGAGTTGTTGTTGGATTAGGATCTGTGTGGGGGTAATGATATATTTATACATGTTCTTTTCTCGGTGACAATAGTATTTTCCttttaagaaaaaggaaagtTATCAcgagtttcctttttttttttttgtacaactATCACGAGTtttctttccttcttttttCGTAACTAATATTTCTACCGTTaatgaaaaaaggaaaaaggttGTGAAGTAGgtcaattaaataaattattaagctTATCAAAAGAAAGGGTGAAGGAAAACTGGAAAACTTTCAATTGGGCTATAAATTGAAGCCTAAAAGACTTTCTCAATTTAACTATCTAATTATCATGGCCAGATATCACCTTTCTCAAACTTACAATTGTGCTCCAAATAGAAGGCCCAAGGGATATATAGCGAGGCAAGTTGAAGCATAGTGAGAATATCTGATCATCTGCATTCAAATCCATAGCTCAGTTAACACACTGAGAGATTGGCAGTGTGATTGTTGCTATTTAAAAAGGTTATACAACTAGTTGTATTTAACATCATTGTTCCACCTAGCTAGACAATGTTCCATTCTGTTAAAGAACTTTCTCTCAATCAACTCTAATCATTGCTAATATACGTTCAAAGGTCTCGCTGACATTCTCTCAGCATGTTTCTTTTAAACTATCACAATTGGGATTGGGAATGTTTCACAAACTTATCACTGCCTTATTGTAGTAAAAGATCTATAGAGATGTGAAAGATCATTCAAACTCACTCTAGCCGAGACACCAAGCTACAAGTGTTATCGATAGCCATGGAGAATCCTGGACCTGAAAAGAGGAATGGGAAAACAGATAAAACCAAGAAAACATCCTTCTTATAAGACATACGCAAAGCGGAATCCCAGTggaaattaattatataatttgaaacgACAATTAGGCCTTGTTTTATTAATCTCAAACTTGGAGTGATTCTACTGTTATGTTTTTGTTGCTAGTGGTTTGGCTCTTTCCGTTTTCTTGGAAGTGGAATCAATTCCAAGGTAATGAATACTTTGATTATAATCTATTGCTGATTTTAAGATATGCATGAATTCATATCCACTCCACTTTTGGTACAAACTCTTCCAATAACTTTGGGTGGAAAGGGGATAATCTTATTGGGTGTTTACTTATGATATTTATTGATGGATTTGTCATTTGTGGTATGATTAGGACTTTAAGATAGTTGAGATTATCACTCTGCATGTAGATCTTATTTTATCCCCatccctttgttctttgtttttgttcttaTTGGGCGCAAGGTAGGCAGGTAAAATCATATGAAGAAGATATATACTTAATTGTTTTCTCCGAGCTTTTTTTCCAAGCTTCCCTTATATGCCTATTATAAGATTCAGGTAACCTTATTTGGTGAGAATCAGCCAGTCATCTCATATCTGCTTATTATAATTTACTTATTTTGTTTGTATTAGCTGACTATTATCAATTAGTCTTTCTTCTCCACTTTTTAATTGATAAATAGTTATTTTTGCATGCTTTTAAGCAGCCATCCTTCTCTTCTTTTTACTTATCCTTTTCCCATtgaatttttaaacaacttttAAAAGGTTGAAGCTTTAGTCTCTGTAGTGGCTCATATAATAAAGAGATAGAAAAGGATATCTTACCACAAAGACTAAAGAGTGGGAACTGATCTTTTATCATGGAGCAATTTCTTAAATAGAAACACACATACTCGATTTGATCAACAAGATGATAAAGCAGAAGATTATATTCTGTTTTGACAAAGTTGGCTTGAGCTTTACAACTCAAACTATTTCTCTTGATTATCTAGCAGATGAATATGCCTTGTTCTGTCACGTTGCTACTTGGTTATTCTATTTCTCTTCTTTCACACCTCACGGTTTTAATAATGGATACTCATTGATTATCATCTATCAACAttgatttatatacaaaaattcacaGAAACATTAAAATCTATTCATTTTGAAATATAGTTCTCACTTATATTACACATAGTATCcatgaaaacatatttttgagaaaaaggGAGATGGATATGATAATACATATAAGCTTCACATATAAACATTCAAATGAATCAAATCCTAGACTAAAGACGACCATGATGATCTAGCATGTTCAAAACTGAGAGGAAATTGATCAATGGCAAAAGAAGACATCTTACTCTCGTATGCATCCATGTTCCATGTAGACTCCAAGGAGCTTTCCCATGTTGGAGAAGCCAGAGGAAGAGGAGGGAAATTAAAGTAACAGCTTTGCTCTGAGTAGTAGATGTCTTTTACCGGTTTAATAATGTTTGCTCCAGATTGATCAATCTCTCTCCATATGTCATCCATAGAGTAGTTTCCATCATCACATTCTTGATTCATTTTCCCATTGGATCCTCCAGTGTCTTGGGTCATAGAGGATGAGCAGCAGTTTGAAGATGAGGAAGTTGGCGACATAGGTCGCTTCTTCTCTTGTGCCTGCTTCCTCATATGAGTCCTCCAGTAATTCTTTATCTCATTATCTGTTCGACCCGGCAATTTCTTTGCGATTTTTGACCACCTGCATATGAATATTTCCAAAGTtcatacaacaacaaaaataaaataaaaaaggaagaaaaaaaagagaagaaagttTTGAGGTTTCTCAGTTTCTTGCAGATATCTTCTGACCTGTTTCCCCATTTGGCGTGAAGCTCAAGGACAAGACGCTCTTCTTGATGAGTCATCTTACCACGTTTGAGGCCAGGATGCAGGTAATTAACCCACCTTAGCCTGCAACTCTTTCCTGTTCTGTTTAAACCTACAACCAAAACTAGGTCAGACTTTTAAAATGGAAGGTCCTTTCCAGAGACCGCCCATTTTTCCAAACACAAACCCTATACCTATTCTTATCATGTTTCTCCCTCCACCTTCAAACCTGAAACTTTGGCTACAAAATCCCATCTTCGATCTCCGAAAGCGTGGACAAAGTTGACCAAGAGGATGTCCTCCTGTTCTGTCCACGGTCCTTTACGGTATTCCTCTTGCACATTTTTcatctctctcttccttttttaattttctctctGAATAGAAGGAAAGTTACTTCTCAGTTTTGTTTTGTGGGAACTTATGGCATACTCTAGACCAATATTTATATGTGAGCCAACTTGAACAATGTGTTGTTGTGTCTACGCGATATAGCACTCACATTATTAAAATTCTCAAATGATTTGTCTTTCTTATCTTTACCGTCCATATATGGTGAGAGATTATGCTGATGATAATGTGGGGGCCTGTTGTTTTATGATGCCATCAAGCCATTATAGcattaaaaatggaaatgaTCGGTAATAGGCGATTGATGTACACTGATGCAACACTCCCATTAATTCGGCCTTTTATATGTCTCTTTTTTTGTGTTGCAATAAGAAcactttcttatattttcttttggtaGATCTCAATAGTTTCTATTGCACTATCTGTAAAATATTCAGCGGCTATCCCAAATCAATCAAGAGAGGAACTGAGGTAAACTATATAATCTTATcatctaaaacaaaaaaaatatgcaaaatatTGTTTTTCCTTTATGGTTTTAACAATATGGAAGgaatatataaatttgtgtGAGCAAAAAAAAGGATCTAACATTTTTCAACTATTTTGTGAGGTTATGATTGCAGTTTGTCCTTTGACTTTATTAAAGGTTAATCTAGATATCACTGTAGAAGCGTATAAAAggcaaagaaagaagaaaaaagcatATAGCAGAAGGGGTCGAATTGTTTTGGGTGTCTGATAAGTGGCCTTTTGTATCTAGCAGCAGCGCTTGAGATTGAAAGTTAAATACTTAGATATCTTATTAGGATTAGGAATTCATTAAAAAGACCCAgcaaattatttatttagtaaCTGAGAAAGGCCAATTCTATTTGCCTTGACATTGTGAAATTTCTCTTGGTACTCTGTTTCATGTCTATGAAactttgggttttttttttggtaaaatgaaactttgggttttttttgggtaaaatgaAACTTTGGGTTTTAGTATATAATCTTTCCAAATCCTAATTCATttctttaataataattttccaggatgtatatttattattatatggttTATCGTGTAATTACATTAACCTTACAGTTACAGATTTGGTCACGTGTGCAATTTATGTTGCTTGCGTCTTCTAGATGCCTGGATTGTGTGTAAGTACCTGGTGTGCTGGTCCATAGAAGCAGAGAATAAAGAGTTTATATGTTCTTGTTTTCTCTGCGATAACTCTAATTGGCAAAGAGTTCCCAAGATTCTTcaaattgttttgttctgtggAAAACTATGAAAATGACCTACAGGAATCTTAGAGAACTATACTCAGATTGATGTTGCATGGTGTTTATTATAAATGCTAAAAAAGTTCCAGACTGGTGGACAAACCTATCAAAACTGGTTTTAAGGACATCTACAACCCTActatatttttcactctaaaatagagtttagaagaAAAATGTTCCAATAGTATTCTATTTtacactctataatagaatgaaaaataaatttattctatatataaagtaatttgttttttctttgttcatcactctattttttactctaaagtAGAGTACCATTGGAATCATATCCAACTCTATAGAAgaattactttattttagaaaaaaataaagtaaaccaGATCGTCTAAGATTTTTTGGGAGGCAACATGCGCTTTAATAAaggttttaataattaaaaaaaataataaatttggaaatcaatgtatataattttcttcAGAAAATTT includes the following:
- the LOC103845398 gene encoding transcription factor MYB59 isoform X1, producing MKNVQEEYRKGPWTEQEDILLVNFVHAFGDRRWDFVAKVSGLNRTGKSCRLRWVNYLHPGLKRGKMTHQEERLVLELHAKWGNRWSKIAKKLPGRTDNEIKNYWRTHMRKQAQEKKRPMSPTSSSSNCCSSSMTQDTGGSNGKMNQECDDGNYSMDDIWREIDQSGANIIKPVKDIYYSEQSCYFNFPPLPLASPTWESSLESTWNMDAYESKMSSFAIDQFPLSFEHARSSWSSLV
- the LOC103845398 gene encoding transcription factor MYB59 isoform X2, with amino-acid sequence MGFCSQSFRFEGGGRNMIRIGLNRTGKSCRLRWVNYLHPGLKRGKMTHQEERLVLELHAKWGNRWSKIAKKLPGRTDNEIKNYWRTHMRKQAQEKKRPMSPTSSSSNCCSSSMTQDTGGSNGKMNQECDDGNYSMDDIWREIDQSGANIIKPVKDIYYSEQSCYFNFPPLPLASPTWESSLESTWNMDAYESKMSSFAIDQFPLSFEHARSSWSSLV